The genomic window cagcttagttgttcccccctactttgtcctcctgtttcctctccctctcccctccagagaggagttaaacagtctgatggcatgtgggacaaaggagtttttaagtctgttggttcttgtctttgggagaagcaacctgccactgaacagactcctctggttgtctatggccgtgtgcagaggatgcccagcattgtccataatgtccagcaatttttttaatgtccttttctctgccactgtcaccagagtgtccagcttcatgctgaccacagagccagccttcctgatcagactaatgtaatctattAGATAATTTAATGTATTCAATGTGATATTGAATTGTGGCGATTGCTTTATGTTTAATTCTTTGTCTGGACCTCTTTCATAAACTTTGAGATTCCTCTTTCTGGAGATCAGTCGGTCCTGTGCAATAATACAAAACAGACAAGACCACATAAAAGGCTAAACAGCAGTACATGTTCTTACAAATCATTAACTGACCACAGCAAGGATTATATTAATACTGAAACAATGAATGTGAATTCTCCCATAGACTTAAGAATATACTGGGTAGGAATAACACAATTCTATCTTTTAATCAAAGCCTTTACCCTGAGCTGTGCAGGGCATtgtggagttcagatttttgtgtatttgctCATCTGATTTCACATGCATATGAACTTGAATGATATCTTCAGTGAAGTAATTTAAgtattgtggggggggggggggggggggttggaacATAATACTTAAATGatttatctaaaaaataaaacatcttctaactatcaaaacattttttcttgtgGATTTAAGGAAGATTTTTTTATAACTTTATTTGAAATTGTAAAGTGAACTGTtagtcattccagttcagtttgtacagtagacatacagGGCAAATAGGAGTGGATTTCGGGAAAATAAAGAGACGTACTCTAAAAACGATGACGAACGATCCAGTGTAACGCGGTGATTGGCTGATCGGCCTGCGACTCAACCGAGTTCTCCGGAGACGGAAGGGGCGGGACAAGGCGTTAGAGGCGGGGTACAGTGGAATTATCATGGCGGGATGCATGAAAATCATAAACGGTTTTATTTCAGCAAACGCTAGATTCATGGTTCTTGCGGTGCTCCTTATGTGTTTACCTCAAATCTCACAACAGGATACGGGTAAGAAGCGGTCTTGTGAAGCAGAAACATACACCGCGAGTTACACGGGGGCATATTTCGAACTGGTTTTGCTCAGGCTAATTATTGTTAGCTTGTGTTCAGTCTTTGAGTCAGTGAGACCGCAGAAAGGTTATTGTATGGTGAACATTGGTGGCTATTTTCTAAGATTCCTACATCTTGATTATTCCCTGGCTCCGGTTGTGTGTtcgtataaataataaattagacTAAACATTATTTATGCAGCTCTTTCAGATTTGTTAGGTTTAAATTTGTCGAACCGAAACCCTAGAAACCTGCATGAACTTGCCCGAAAAGAGGTTGCAGTTAACACTTGTATATTTTCCTTAACGGAAACAACTTGAATGCTTAGCCTATAATTtaaagtaaatgcaaattattattaACTCTGTCCCAAAACTGAAATATTTCCTGAGAAAAACTGAGTATTTTTTGCCGTGTGTCGTTTAAATAATGAGCATTGTTTCCATTATTACACTGCCATTTGCTATATTTTGTAACATAACTAGCGGATAATGCAACAGTGTGAAAACATAGAACATCCCTACCAGCAAACaaaatcattaataataatgataaaataaaaagtctcaACCACACATGGGTAATTGAGTacttttttgaaaattaaaggGCAACTATGTTGGGTACCCTGACACCCGGTGGGCCATAGCACTGTGAAATATTAGAGACATTAAGTGTGAACTGATATAGTTGcaggtttttgtcttttcttgggATTTACAGACACTACAATTTTTTTATAATGTTTGTATTATActgtaaatgctgtaaacaaTGAGAGTTCAAATGTGTTCTGGTCAAAGGTTATTCTTGCACAAACAATATTGCTTATAAGGTACAATGGCAGTTGCAGTCTTACTATTTATTGGCATGCATCCCAGGTGAAGAACATGAAATAACTAATCTGCGGGATGGTGACGAGTATGTCATGTCAGGATCCAACCGGTTCTGTTACAGAAACACCGTATTGCCAACCTGGAGGCAGACATGGACAAGAATTCAAGTAGGTGAATCTGCCAGCCCACAACTGGTAAAATACTGaaatcctttctttctttctttctttaaaatcaTCCCTCAGTTTGGGTATTTTAGTGGTCTAATGTAATCTACTCTAACATActtcaaattttatttacagCTTGACAGTCAGCTAAAAAGAGCCTCTGGATTAAATTTGTGAGTGATATAATAGTACCAATATCTGACAGGTCAAAGTGTGGAGTTCAAAGGTGTTTAAGGTGGACACTGTGGAAGGTGAGGAGGAGCTGCAGGAGCTTGATCGCTTCAGTTTTTGGGGCTGGTTCCAGAGCCTACTGCGAGAGAAGCACAATGAGACTGTTATTAACGTCAGCCTGTTCAGCAAGAAGACGTGCTTCAAGGTTGATCCTATTGGCAATGCGCAATACACTGTCAAACCCATTCGCAGTAAGTGGGATGGgggtatggaataaaacaaatttGCTGGTTATTGGCAGTTAAAATATGGGTGTTTTACTGTTCTTCATTCCCTTGCAGAGTTTGATATATATCTATTCTTGTTATTCCTCGCTGGAgcattgctgtttttctttgcagaCTCACTCAGCAGGTAATTTTTTCTCATGGACTAAAGTTTCTTTTTCAGGTTTGTTGGGTTTATCATAGtaattgatatatttttttcaccaCCTGTATGAAGGAGTCAGGCTTTCTTCTATTCTGCTGGTATGAGCACTGGCATGATTGCCTCTCTCATAATCCTCTTTTTCATTCTGGCACGCTTTTTACCAAAGgtaaagtttttaatttttatccaAAAtccaagttttttaaaaatattgaatatcTCTAATATGTTTGATATTTATACCATTTGTGTTTGTTCCTTCACACAGAAAAGCCCCTTTTATGTGTTGATAGTTGGAGGCTGGTCATTCTCTGTGTATGCAATCCAGCTTGTGTTCAGGAACCTCAGCATTATTCTTCGAGAGCACTGGCATGTGGCATTAGGTACAGACTCTTCATGGACAGGTTGTGACTAGCTGATAACTGAGGACCAAAGCAAATAtcctaatatttaaaaaaaaaaaaaaaattgtgttgtCAGTGTTAATCTAGTTAAAATggcgttaacgccataactgcattaacgcggcaaatctctgttaacgaTTGCTGGACGGCGCCAACATGTTAAAAGGGGCGATCCGCGGTGACTCATTAACAGAGTCACCGCGGCAAATctcgttaacagagatttgccacgtatatacacacatacatatatttttacagCTTCTGATTATTCCGCTAATCAAAACTTAAAGTGATAGATAATTAATCAGCCATAACTTTCTACATGTCCGCTTAACCTTATAAAAATCAAGCattatttttgaattatttaGGGTTTTAGACTGTTAAAAATATAACCTAAGCAACAAAGCAGCTCGTCGGTCATGGAGGAGTTTTCACTTGGGTCCATATGTTCTTTTGGTAGTGAGGCACTTGTCATTGTTATCACCCCACTGGGCGGGTGGGGTAGGTGAATGTGAGAACAAGGCAACATACGAATGTAAACATGGATATGATAGCTGTATCTACCAAAAATCTCTGATaagtttgaatctcagtgacttCAACCTCAAGggcaaggtcagaggtcaagttttctgaaaatcttgtgaatgttaATAATTTGAGCACAAGATGATGTAGGATTGGGAAATATTTGTATCTACTATGAGGCTGAGGGGTTGCACTGGCGGCTACCagtattttgtcattttgcagCTGCAAAATCAGTGACGGTTTGATTTTAAAGCAAATGATCACTATGTGATTGAAGTAGGGACTTTAAACTTTAATTCATGGAGTTTAAGAAAACTATTGTTTTAACTGTTTAGAaattacagcaatttttatttgcatttctccattttcagaggcttagAAAGAATTGGACaaactaacaaaaataaaaaatatataacaattTTGTATAATACTTGGATGTTCCATGAACCCATGGGGGcaccaaatgctgtgtttcTTCCCTTAAGATGTTCTGTTCGATCTTTACTGCAGCAGTCtccagttgctgcttgtttgtcaGGTTTTTTCTTCAGTAACTAAAAGCATggtcttttaatttgaaatcagGTGACTGATGAATATCTAATTTCTTTGTGTTGAAAAACTTTTTCTGTGGGGCACTATCATTTTAACTGTGAAGATCTGTCTTACCAGTTTCTGAGCAAAAAGGAAAACCCTTTACATTCAGAAATCATCTTGCTACATCTATCAACAATCACagcatcaataaacactagtgacccAGTTCCATTGGCAGCCTCTGCAagtacttttaaatgttttgtgacACACTGACATCTGGCTTTCTTTTTCTGGACGGTAACCTGCGGTTTGCTCCTTGTTGTTAACCAGATTGAACCAGAGGAAATGGGTTTGACCTGGCCATGAAACTGTTTGCTTTCTCAATAATCCAATTACTTCATAGCATTTGAAAATGGGAAattgtataaaaatggctgtaattgtAAAACTTTGTTCTAAAAGTAAAGCATATGGGCATTTGGTACATAACTTTGCAGTGATTTAactatttttaatgcagtgtaaaaacatctcactctctctctctttgtttgtgtgcttgttttttttttttggcaggttATGTAGCAATTGTGGGATTCATCAGCTTTGCTGTGTGTTACCGTTATGGCCCTCTGGTTGATGAGAAGAGCATTAACATCCTGTCGTGGACCCTGCAGCTCTTTGGTCTGCTCCTGGTTTATTTAGGAATTCAGATTCAGCAAGTTGCCTTCGCTCTTATTGTAGCTGCTTTGTTTACCAAAAACCTGGGGTACCCAGTCTATCTGCTGGTTGCTGCATGGAGgtatgcattttaaaatgctgacaCAAGGTGGCGTAAGAGCACAGTGTACTGTGGATAATTGTTCCACAGGCAGTATAATCTGACTTCTGTGGTAAACACACACTTAGTTTCACagaataaatgaagaaaaacacttttctaTTGCATGTTCTTAACACGgtaaattattttatgtgaaCTGCTGAACTTAAAAGTAGTGATACTGTGCTTGTTGTAGAATAAAGAACAATAGTCATATTAAGTTCATATAATATGGATTTATTTAAGCCATGAAAATACTCTTTTTGCAGAAAAATCAAGCAGTACATCTACTGGAAGCCACAGCCACGACGCCTGCTGACTGAGGAGGAGTATCAGAAGGAAGCTGAGGAAGAGACTCGGCGGGCTCTGGAGGAGCTGCGGAAATATTGTAACAGCCCAGAGTTCAGCCCGTGGAAGACAGTCTCTAGAATCCAGTCTCCAAAAAGGTGGGTTTATGCTCGTACATTTGTCATTtgctaattcaattcaattcaattttatttatatagcgccaaatcacaacaaaagtcgcctcaaggcgcttcatagatacagagaaaaacccaacaatcatatgacctatgagcaagcactttggcgacagtgggaaggaaaaactcccttttaacaggaagaaacctccggcagaaccaggctcagggaggggcggccatctgctgcaaccggttggggtgagagaaggaagacaggataaaagacatgctgtggaagagagacagaggttaataacagatatgattcaatgccaATTTTGGCTTAACTTCCCCCTAATCCTAAAATAAAGAGAGGAGTGTTATATCTACTAATTGTTTTCTGATTCAGTTATGTTTcttataaaataatttattttaagttttcatttttattattgccTTGC from Astatotilapia calliptera chromosome 20, fAstCal1.2, whole genome shotgun sequence includes these protein-coding regions:
- the nemp1 gene encoding nuclear envelope integral membrane protein 1, translating into MAGCMKIINGFISANARFMVLAVLLMCLPQISQQDTGEEHEITNLRDGDEYVMSGSNRFCYRNTVLPTWRQTWTRIQVKVWSSKVFKVDTVEGEEELQELDRFSFWGWFQSLLREKHNETVINVSLFSKKTCFKVDPIGNAQYTVKPIRKFDIYLFLLFLAGALLFFFADSLSRSQAFFYSAGMSTGMIASLIILFFILARFLPKKSPFYVLIVGGWSFSVYAIQLVFRNLSIILREHWHVALGYVAIVGFISFAVCYRYGPLVDEKSINILSWTLQLFGLLLVYLGIQIQQVAFALIVAALFTKNLGYPVYLLVAAWRKIKQYIYWKPQPRRLLTEEEYQKEAEEETRRALEELRKYCNSPEFSPWKTVSRIQSPKRFADFVEGSPHLMPNEVSVHAQEYGFGGSFFEDELFDTDDEDDDDIVPVMKPE